One part of the Archangium lipolyticum genome encodes these proteins:
- a CDS encoding MarR family winged helix-turn-helix transcriptional regulator, with protein MTRPRIGNEVVDALIAASHRMRQEANERLSACGLTLARFKVLQLLEKDALRMREVSDALGVVPRTLTDTVDGLEAEGLVKREADPDDRRATRLRLTASGLSRVTEAHVLLKEGHKARTSRLSADERAELIRLLTRLTED; from the coding sequence ATGACCCGCCCTCGGATCGGAAACGAAGTGGTGGACGCGCTGATCGCGGCCTCGCACCGGATGCGGCAGGAAGCGAACGAGCGCCTGAGCGCTTGCGGGCTCACGCTCGCCCGCTTCAAGGTGCTGCAATTGCTGGAGAAGGACGCCCTGCGGATGCGGGAGGTGAGCGACGCCCTGGGCGTGGTGCCGCGCACCCTCACCGACACCGTGGATGGCTTGGAGGCGGAGGGGCTGGTGAAGCGAGAGGCGGACCCGGATGACCGGCGCGCCACGCGGCTGCGGCTCACCGCATCGGGCCTGAGCCGGGTGACCGAGGCCCACGTCCTCCTGAAAGAGGGGCACAAGGCACGCACCTCGCGGCTTTCGGCGGACGAGCGCGCCGAGTTGATCCGGCTCCTCACCCGCCTCACCGAGGATTGA
- a CDS encoding MDR family MFS transporter has protein sequence MSWVQRRPEYAVAIVFVSSMFMNILDTTVVNVALPAMAHQFGVRATDAEWVVTGYLMSLAVWIPASGWLGDRFGTKRTLLASIALFTLASVLCGLASNLTFLVLARILQGVGGGLMSPVGTAMLFRAFPPERRANAARVLIIPTVVAPALGPVLGGFLVDTLSWHWVFLVNVPIGLAALAFGAWSLKEHREPSAGRFDLAGFLLAGVGLSLLLYALSTGPVLGWGTPTVVGSAGVGALAAVAFVWNELRVRTPMLKLRLLADRHFRNTNIAAAFGSASFMGLLFLMPIFLQSARGESAFSSGLTTFPEALGVLVSSQLVGKLYPRVGPRRLIAFGLASVSVVTVVIALVGLTADLWVLRGLMFAAGASIAFLFISQQAATFARVSSADTGQASAIFNTQRQVASMLGVALLATLLSVRLGAGGVQPGPQAIEAFRLAFLVSALLALGGVGAGLAIRDEDAASTMRGGRGRAISSEAAQAAMH, from the coding sequence ATGTCCTGGGTCCAAAGGCGTCCCGAGTACGCCGTCGCCATCGTCTTCGTCTCCTCCATGTTCATGAACATCCTGGACACCACCGTGGTGAACGTGGCGTTGCCAGCCATGGCGCACCAGTTCGGCGTGCGGGCCACGGACGCCGAGTGGGTGGTGACGGGCTACCTGATGAGCCTGGCGGTCTGGATTCCGGCGTCCGGCTGGCTGGGGGACCGTTTTGGCACCAAGCGCACGCTCCTCGCCTCGATCGCCCTGTTCACGCTGGCCTCGGTGCTCTGTGGGCTGGCCTCCAATCTGACCTTCCTGGTGCTGGCCCGCATCCTCCAGGGGGTGGGGGGAGGGCTGATGTCGCCGGTGGGCACGGCCATGCTCTTCCGGGCGTTTCCTCCCGAGCGCCGCGCGAACGCCGCGCGGGTGCTCATCATCCCCACCGTGGTGGCGCCCGCGCTCGGGCCGGTACTGGGTGGCTTCCTCGTGGACACGCTGTCCTGGCATTGGGTGTTCCTGGTGAACGTGCCCATCGGCCTCGCCGCCCTGGCTTTCGGAGCCTGGAGCCTGAAGGAGCACCGCGAGCCCTCGGCGGGCCGCTTCGACCTGGCGGGCTTCCTGCTCGCGGGCGTGGGGCTGTCGCTGCTGCTGTACGCGCTGAGCACCGGGCCGGTGCTCGGCTGGGGGACTCCGACCGTGGTGGGCTCGGCCGGGGTGGGCGCGCTGGCGGCGGTGGCGTTCGTGTGGAACGAGCTGCGGGTGCGCACGCCCATGCTCAAGCTGCGGTTGCTGGCGGACCGGCACTTCCGCAACACCAACATCGCCGCGGCGTTCGGCAGCGCGAGCTTCATGGGCCTGCTCTTCCTCATGCCCATCTTCCTGCAGTCCGCCCGGGGCGAGTCCGCCTTCTCCTCGGGGCTCACCACCTTCCCCGAGGCGCTGGGCGTGCTCGTCTCCTCGCAGCTCGTGGGCAAGCTCTACCCGCGCGTGGGCCCCCGGCGGCTCATCGCGTTCGGCCTCGCGAGCGTGAGCGTGGTGACCGTGGTCATCGCGCTCGTGGGCCTGACGGCGGACCTCTGGGTGTTGCGCGGGTTGATGTTCGCCGCGGGCGCGAGCATTGCCTTCCTCTTCATCTCCCAACAGGCGGCGACGTTCGCCCGCGTGTCCAGCGCGGACACGGGCCAGGCCTCGGCCATCTTCAACACCCAGCGGCAGGTGGCCTCCATGCTCGGCGTGGCGCTCCTGGCCACCCTGCTGTCGGTACGCCTGGGCGCGGGGGGCGTGCAGCCGGGTCCCCAGGCCATCGAGGCCTTCCGGCTCGCCTTCCTCGTCTCGGCGCTCCTGGCCCTGGGTGGCGTGGGGGCCGGGCTCGCCATCCGGGACGAGGACGCCGCCTCGACGATGCGCGGCGGGCGGGGCAGGGCGATCTCCAGCGAGGCCGCGCAGGCCGCCATGCACTGA
- a CDS encoding sterol desaturase family protein: MTFQELLADTALSFVVLGAAFWPLERAFSARAGQRLLRPAWGVDFAFFLGQYFVWGPLSVLAIMAARPLLHPEALAGLRAAVALQPTWLQVVEATVLCDLCVYGWHRLCHQVDWLWRFHAVHHSAEHLDWMAAHREHPLDGFTTQLVCNLPAFVLGIPLGTLAMVAAFRGMWAIFIHSNVRLPLGPLGFLFGAPELHHWHHARVERTRHNFANLAPYMDWLFGTYHRPVGEERWALGLAEPFPRGYLAQLFVPLRDVVLPGRKAQGSTQPS; encoded by the coding sequence ATGACGTTCCAGGAGCTCCTGGCGGACACGGCGCTGTCGTTCGTCGTGCTGGGCGCCGCGTTCTGGCCCCTGGAGCGGGCGTTCTCCGCGCGCGCCGGCCAGCGCCTCCTGCGCCCGGCCTGGGGGGTGGATTTCGCCTTCTTCCTTGGTCAGTACTTCGTGTGGGGGCCGCTTTCGGTGCTGGCGATCATGGCCGCCCGGCCGCTCCTGCATCCCGAGGCGTTGGCGGGCCTGAGAGCGGCGGTGGCCCTCCAGCCCACCTGGCTCCAGGTCGTCGAGGCAACGGTGCTCTGCGATCTCTGCGTGTATGGCTGGCACCGCCTGTGCCATCAGGTGGACTGGCTCTGGCGCTTCCACGCCGTGCACCACTCGGCGGAGCACCTGGACTGGATGGCGGCGCACCGCGAGCACCCGCTGGATGGGTTCACCACGCAGCTGGTGTGCAACCTGCCCGCCTTCGTGCTGGGCATCCCCCTGGGAACGTTGGCCATGGTGGCGGCCTTCCGGGGGATGTGGGCCATCTTCATCCACTCCAATGTGCGGCTCCCGCTGGGCCCGCTGGGCTTCCTCTTCGGCGCGCCGGAGCTGCACCACTGGCATCACGCGCGCGTCGAGCGGACCCGGCACAACTTCGCCAACCTCGCTCCGTACATGGACTGGCTCTTCGGCACCTACCACCGGCCGGTGGGCGAGGAGCGGTGGGCGCTCGGGCTCGCCGAGCCCTTCCCCCGTGGCTACCTGGCGCAGCTCTTCGTTCCCCTGCGCGACGTCGTGCTCCCCGGACGGAAGGCCCAGGGGAGCACGCAGCCGTCCTGA
- a CDS encoding acyl-CoA dehydrogenase family protein has product MTLSSTSALKTRDEHPVLTAARQFAPRIATRSEEIESARQLPADLARELAGAGLFRMVVPEAYGGFELHPALVIEAVETLARADGSTGWCVMIGALTSMCSAWLPEPSARTIFGNPEVITGGVAAPIGRAELVEGGYRLTGRWPWASGSQNCHWLTGGALVTKGGSPVLREGGMPEVRQLFFPREGATLHDTWHAAGLCGTGSGDIEVKDLFVPTEMSTSLVTERPRVDRPLYAFPAFGLLGVGIPAVALGIARRAIDELTALAPQKKIMPLGRHSVASRPAVQEAVAEAEATLRSARAFLMETVHTTFEAATRREVSLRHKAELRLAYTHAARSSARVVDRMYEVAGGASVYRASPLQRCLRDVHVATQHAMVAQPTLETIGSVLLGVDANTTML; this is encoded by the coding sequence ATGACCCTCTCCTCGACCTCCGCGCTGAAGACCCGTGACGAGCACCCGGTGCTCACGGCCGCCCGTCAATTCGCTCCCCGGATCGCGACCCGCTCCGAGGAGATCGAATCCGCCCGCCAGCTGCCGGCCGATCTCGCCCGCGAGCTGGCCGGGGCCGGGCTCTTCCGCATGGTGGTGCCCGAGGCCTACGGTGGCTTCGAGCTCCACCCCGCCCTGGTCATCGAGGCCGTCGAGACACTCGCCCGGGCGGATGGTTCGACGGGCTGGTGCGTGATGATCGGCGCCCTCACCTCCATGTGCTCGGCCTGGCTGCCCGAGCCGTCGGCGCGCACCATCTTCGGCAACCCGGAAGTCATCACCGGAGGGGTGGCCGCGCCCATCGGGCGCGCCGAGCTCGTCGAGGGCGGCTATCGCCTCACCGGGCGCTGGCCCTGGGCGAGTGGCAGCCAGAACTGCCACTGGCTGACCGGAGGAGCGCTGGTGACGAAGGGCGGAAGCCCCGTGCTGCGCGAGGGGGGGATGCCCGAGGTACGCCAGCTCTTCTTCCCGCGCGAGGGCGCGACGCTCCACGACACCTGGCACGCCGCGGGCCTGTGCGGCACGGGCAGTGGCGACATCGAGGTGAAGGATCTCTTCGTGCCCACGGAGATGAGCACGTCGCTCGTCACCGAGCGTCCGCGTGTCGACCGGCCGCTCTACGCCTTCCCCGCCTTCGGGCTGCTGGGGGTGGGCATCCCGGCCGTCGCGCTCGGCATCGCCCGCCGCGCCATCGACGAGCTGACGGCGCTGGCGCCCCAGAAGAAGATCATGCCCCTGGGCCGTCATTCGGTGGCCAGCCGGCCCGCGGTGCAGGAAGCGGTGGCCGAGGCCGAGGCCACCCTGCGCTCCGCGCGCGCCTTCCTGATGGAGACCGTGCACACCACCTTCGAGGCCGCCACGCGCCGCGAGGTGTCCCTGCGCCACAAGGCGGAGCTGCGGCTGGCCTACACCCACGCCGCGCGGAGCTCCGCGCGCGTGGTGGACCGGATGTACGAAGTGGCGGGGGGCGCGTCCGTCTACCGCGCCAGCCCCTTGCAGCGCTGCCTGCGCGACGTCCACGTGGCCACCCAGCACGCCATGGTGGCCCAGCCCACCCTGGAGACCATCGGCAGCGTGCTGCTCGGAGTGGACGCCAACACCACCATGCTCTGA
- the pheA gene encoding prephenate dehydratase, with amino-acid sequence METIAYLGPPGTFSEEAALAWGRSEAHLLPLASLPAVVTAVETGAASSCVLPLENSLEGAVTTTLDLLIRETALQIRSELVLPVRHMLAVRPGLQLDEVRVLHAHPQALGQSRRFVERCLPGVSIVAALSNAAALTDALADARPAAAISTRRAIELQSAATLAHDIQDHPNNQTRFILLGAEDAAPTGSDRTSLCFAMPENRAGSLLDALLVLAEARINMTRLESRPAKELLGEYIFLADIEGHRLEPHVAAALQRLRQQTTFFKVFGSYPRYRPPAPAASK; translated from the coding sequence ATGGAGACGATCGCCTACCTCGGTCCGCCCGGAACCTTCAGTGAGGAGGCCGCGCTCGCCTGGGGGCGCTCCGAGGCCCATCTCCTCCCGCTCGCCAGTCTCCCGGCCGTCGTCACCGCGGTGGAGACCGGCGCCGCGTCCTCCTGCGTGCTCCCCCTGGAGAACTCGCTGGAGGGCGCCGTCACCACCACGTTGGATCTGCTCATCCGGGAGACGGCCCTTCAAATCCGCAGCGAGCTCGTCCTGCCCGTGCGCCACATGCTCGCGGTGCGCCCGGGGCTGCAACTCGACGAGGTGCGGGTGCTCCACGCCCACCCGCAGGCACTCGGCCAGAGCCGCCGCTTCGTCGAGCGCTGCCTGCCCGGCGTCTCCATCGTCGCCGCCCTCAGCAACGCCGCGGCCCTCACGGATGCGCTGGCCGACGCGCGGCCGGCCGCCGCCATCTCGACCCGCCGCGCCATCGAGCTCCAGTCCGCGGCGACCCTCGCCCACGACATCCAGGACCACCCCAACAACCAGACCCGCTTCATCCTGCTCGGCGCCGAGGACGCGGCCCCCACCGGGAGCGATCGCACCTCGCTGTGCTTCGCCATGCCCGAGAACCGGGCGGGCTCCCTGCTCGATGCCCTGCTGGTGCTCGCCGAGGCCCGCATCAACATGACCCGGCTCGAGTCGCGCCCGGCCAAGGAGCTGCTCGGCGAGTACATCTTCCTGGCGGACATCGAGGGGCATCGCCTGGAGCCCCACGTGGCCGCCGCCCTCCAGCGGCTGCGGCAGCAGACCACCTTCTTCAAGGTCTTCGGCTCCTACCCCCGCTACCGTCCGCCCGCCCCGGCGGCGTCGAAGTAG
- a CDS encoding styrene monooxygenase/indole monooxygenase family protein, whose amino-acid sequence MRSIAIIGAGQAGLLAAHSLLKAGYQVTLYSDKTPEQWLNESRPTGTATRFDLSLRLEYELDLNSWVDDAPWGDGFHITFCPMLGNRMLTLAGRLRRPFLAIDLRLQSHQWMNELVARGGKVEIESVTVRRLDEIAAAHDLTVVAAGRAELCRLFERDAERSVYDKPQRHLSMVCVQGPKLGFDGIPMLPVKLNLLAPAGETFWVPYFHKDAGASWCLLFEARPGGPMDRFQEARSAEQVLDIGKKVVRDLMPWDYEWLKDARVSDPNGWLVGKFAPAVRKPVGRLPSGRLVMPLGDTAMSLDPIGGQGANNGNKMARNLVECIIAHRERPFDADWMTDTFERFYWRHGHATYTFNNLLLEPITAAGRELLIAQYGSDGRFDNHSGAQRLANAFAENFNDPTLLTPLLQDQRQMRQFIAKETGQSWLRALAGGGLGIAREELRQLRGQEPRHPLVRGNKKAA is encoded by the coding sequence ATGCGAAGCATTGCCATCATTGGTGCCGGGCAGGCGGGTCTCCTGGCGGCGCACTCGCTGCTGAAGGCGGGCTACCAGGTGACGCTCTACTCGGACAAGACGCCCGAGCAGTGGCTGAACGAGAGCCGGCCCACGGGAACCGCGACGCGCTTCGATCTCTCACTGCGGCTCGAGTACGAGCTCGACCTCAACTCCTGGGTCGATGACGCACCGTGGGGTGACGGCTTCCACATCACCTTCTGTCCGATGCTGGGCAACCGGATGCTGACCCTCGCCGGCCGCTTGCGCAGACCCTTCCTGGCCATCGACCTGCGCCTGCAGAGCCACCAGTGGATGAACGAGCTGGTGGCGCGCGGCGGCAAGGTGGAGATCGAATCCGTCACGGTGCGGCGCCTGGACGAGATCGCCGCCGCGCACGACCTCACCGTGGTGGCCGCCGGGCGCGCCGAGTTGTGCCGTCTCTTCGAGCGCGATGCCGAGCGCAGCGTCTACGACAAGCCCCAGCGCCACCTGTCCATGGTGTGCGTGCAGGGGCCGAAGCTGGGTTTCGACGGCATTCCCATGCTGCCGGTGAAGCTCAACCTGCTGGCCCCCGCGGGCGAGACCTTCTGGGTGCCCTACTTCCACAAGGATGCCGGTGCCAGCTGGTGCCTCCTCTTCGAGGCCCGGCCCGGTGGGCCGATGGACCGCTTCCAGGAGGCCCGGAGCGCCGAGCAGGTGCTGGACATCGGCAAGAAGGTCGTCCGCGACCTGATGCCGTGGGACTACGAGTGGCTGAAGGACGCGCGCGTCTCGGATCCCAACGGCTGGCTGGTGGGGAAGTTCGCGCCCGCCGTGCGCAAGCCGGTGGGGCGGCTGCCCTCGGGCCGGCTGGTGATGCCGCTGGGGGACACCGCCATGTCGTTGGATCCCATCGGCGGCCAGGGTGCCAACAACGGCAACAAGATGGCGCGCAACCTCGTCGAGTGCATCATCGCCCACCGGGAACGGCCCTTCGACGCGGACTGGATGACGGACACCTTCGAGCGCTTCTACTGGCGCCACGGCCACGCCACCTACACCTTCAACAACCTGCTGCTGGAGCCCATCACCGCCGCCGGGCGGGAGCTGCTCATCGCCCAGTACGGCAGTGATGGCCGTTTCGACAACCACAGCGGGGCGCAGCGGCTGGCCAACGCCTTCGCGGAGAACTTCAACGACCCGACGCTGCTGACACCCCTGCTCCAGGACCAGCGCCAGATGCGTCAGTTCATCGCGAAGGAGACGGGCCAGTCGTGGCTGAGGGCCCTGGCCGGAGGCGGCCTGGGCATCGCCCGCGAGGAGCTGCGGCAGCTGCGCGGACAGGAGCCGCGCCACCCCCTGGTCCGGGGGAACAAGAAGGCGGCTTGA
- a CDS encoding metallophosphoesterase family protein, which produces MKLYALSDLHLRYEQNRQALESIAPHPEDWLIVAGDVGELMEHMDFAWRTLTARFGKVIWVPGNHELWTLTREQPALRGEARYQQLVEHCRSYGVLTPEDPYPRWPGEGPHRVLVPLFLLYDYSFRPDHVSEQSAIEWALESHVLCTDEAVLHPDPYPSRSAWCAARVEQALARLENLPADCSTILINHFPLRYEHVRLPRIPRFSIWCGTKKTEDWHQRFRAEVVVSGHLHMPATLWRDGVRFEEVSLGYPQQWSWRGDISGCLREILPGPTPGAARE; this is translated from the coding sequence ATGAAGCTCTACGCCCTCAGTGACCTCCATCTGCGCTACGAGCAGAACCGGCAAGCGCTCGAATCAATCGCCCCCCACCCCGAGGACTGGCTCATCGTGGCCGGGGACGTGGGGGAGCTGATGGAGCACATGGACTTCGCCTGGCGCACGCTGACGGCGCGCTTCGGCAAGGTCATCTGGGTGCCCGGCAACCACGAGCTGTGGACGCTGACGCGCGAGCAGCCCGCGTTGCGCGGCGAGGCCCGCTACCAGCAGCTCGTGGAGCACTGCCGCTCCTACGGCGTGCTCACCCCGGAAGACCCCTACCCTCGCTGGCCGGGCGAGGGCCCGCACCGGGTGCTGGTGCCACTCTTCCTGCTCTACGACTACTCCTTCCGCCCGGACCACGTCTCCGAGCAGAGCGCCATCGAGTGGGCCCTGGAGTCGCACGTGCTGTGCACCGACGAGGCGGTGCTGCACCCGGATCCGTACCCCTCACGGTCCGCCTGGTGCGCGGCGCGGGTGGAGCAGGCGCTCGCCCGGCTGGAGAACCTGCCAGCGGACTGCTCCACCATCCTCATCAACCACTTCCCGCTGCGCTACGAGCACGTGCGGCTGCCGCGCATCCCGCGCTTCTCCATCTGGTGCGGGACGAAGAAGACGGAGGACTGGCACCAGCGCTTCCGGGCCGAGGTCGTCGTCAGCGGCCACCTCCACATGCCCGCCACGCTGTGGCGTGACGGGGTGCGCTTCGAGGAGGTGTCACTCGGCTATCCCCAGCAGTGGAGCTGGCGCGGGGACATCTCCGGGTGCCTCCGGGAGATCCTACCGGGCCCCACGCCCGGCGCCGCTCGGGAGTAG